Part of the Branchiostoma floridae strain S238N-H82 chromosome 11, Bfl_VNyyK, whole genome shotgun sequence genome, GCGACGTCCCCTGGTGGTTCCCAACGCTCGCTGTGGAGTCCCTTTCCCTGGTGCGACTGTCGGTGGAGAGCGAGGGGAGAGGCACGTCTCTTGTCTTCACGCGAGCGCGCGATGCCCAGAAGGTTCTGAACACTCTGTAATAGTTGACGCTGATAACGACCAGGGGGATACAAAACGTTAGGATAAGGGCGAGTACGGTAAAAACGTTTGACGCACCCACCGCCGGCCACACCAAcgtgcaaatgacgacctcatcgCCATCTAACGTGAACGTTCTTTCTTTGAAATACAAAGCCATCGGCAAGCAATACACACCGCAACCTGCCCAAACCGTTACCAATGTCCCGGAGAAGTTACGTGTCTCGTAGATGCATCCCCTTGTGAACGGCTTGACGATCGTGTGGCAACGCTCAATGCTGACGAGAACCATAGTCCACATGGTCACCGTAGCGGATAACGTCATGGTGTACGTCAGTCCGTGGCACACGCCCGCTCCCATGGTCCAGCTTTGAGTGACCCTCGCGGCGGCGATGAAAGGAGCAGTACTGGCCAGAAGGATGTCCACGCAACACAGATGGACGATGAGGTAGTTGGTCCAGTTGTGCATGTGCCGGTCCCGGGTCAGCACCAGGACTAGGATGATGTTTGTAACGTACGCAGCAACCTGTGGAAGGCACCGGTATGCAAAGTTTGAATATAAACGTTAACTTACTTGCCGGAAGTTAAGAAAGACTCGCAGATACGCACACATACTCTGCtcatacacatacagacacgaacacaaacacagagaagcacatatat contains:
- the LOC118425334 gene encoding free fatty acid receptor 4-like; amino-acid sequence: MANVTGVRDVSYFHDNDDIFGNRSFFTFLSEFHRAQPQLAYVEVTILVVITVAAYVTNIILVLVLTRDRHMHNWTNYLIVHLCCVDILLASTAPFIAAARVTQSWTMGAGVCHGLTYTMTLSATVTMWTMVLVSIERCHTIVKPFTRGCIYETRNFSGTLVTVWAGCGVYCLPMALYFKERTFTLDGDEVVICTLVWPAVGASNVFTVLALILTFCIPLVVISVNYYRVFRTFWASRARVKTRDVPLPSLSTDSRTRERDSTASVGNHQGTSPGQADGANIGNSNRNSRLKTTAFSGKDVRVVKILVMLVVTFLVMWLPVMIMILLIQVDGENFQGHVLKSHHFVSVLCFTLCNAILNPMFYGLLNQSNRNGVRKLFRS